From the Geotrypetes seraphini chromosome 8, aGeoSer1.1, whole genome shotgun sequence genome, the window GTTACTCCTTGAGTTTtagccaggtaccagtgacctggattggccactgtgagaataggctactgggcttgatggtctgacccagtaaggctattcttatgttcttatggatggaaaacctctcactgctcatcctttaatttccagattcatgaagagTCTTTTCAATGTCAGACCATCTCTCAAACcatctccagtggtttgggatcttagtgTGGTTCTTGCTAgactgataagaacataataattgccactgctgggtcagaccagtggtgcatCGTGCCCTGCAGTTCACTCACGTtgctaggtcaaagatcagtgccctagctaagactagccctacctgcgtacgttccggtttagcaggaacttgtctaactttgtcttgaatccctggtaggtgttttctcctataaaagcctcaggaagagtgttccagctttccaccactctgggtgaagaagaacttccttacgtttatacggaatctatcccctctcgttctttctaccttggagagagtgaacaacctgtctttatctactaagtctattcccttcattatcttgaatgtttcgatcatgtcccctctcagtctctctcttttcaaggaagaagaggcccagtttctctaatctctcattgtacggcaactcctccagccccttaaccattttagttgctcttcttgggaccctttcaagtagtactgtgttcttcttcatgtacgacgaccagtatatgacacagtattccaggtgagggtgtaccatggcccggtacagcggcatgataaccttctctgatctgtttgtaatccccttcttaatcattcctagcattctgtttgcccttttcgccgccgccacacattgcgcggatggcttcatcgactatgcccaagtctctttcctgggtggcCTCTCCGTGTACCGCAAGATTTATGttaaccgacatgcatcaccttacctttatccacattatacctcatttgctatgtcgtgacccatttcttgagcatgtttgtcacgttgcaggtcttcacaatccccctgcatcttcactactctgaataactttgtatcgtcagcaaatttaatcacctcactcgtcgtaccaatttccaggtcatttataaatatgttgaatagaggtctgcatggaaacggggatcgcaggaatcccccctaactcaCGGGACTCCCCCTCTggtccatgggactcccacggggacccccctctagccaacaggaatcccacggagatggaaggctttggaagcaggtttcgtccatataatataatggacatgtcagccttagtaaaagagggggtttataagttaattacctgaacagaaaacaaaaaaagggttccaccaaagagattccacaaggaaaacagcagcgcaaacacaaaagaaactggaattgatgatcctgtcagatgtaattgctgctttttatggggacgggcggggatggaggtaattccttgcggggatgggtggggacggagaggatcctgacgggtccgggtggagatggagaggatgctggcagggatgggtggggatggagaggatcctggcggggaacggtggggatgggtgggatttctgtccccgtgcaactctctaatgttAAAGTACATGGGTCCAAgaactgaaccctgcggcactccactcatgacattTTTCCGGTCCAAGTATTGttcattcacccccactctctgtttcccacccgccagccagtttttaatccacatgagtatttcaccctcgattccatggctcacaatttttcgaagcagtcattcatgtggaaccttgtcaaacaccttcttacaatccaaatatacaatggtGACCGAgtcactcttgtctatctgcctgtttactccctcaaagaagtgcagcaagttcatcaagccttcctttgaaccaatgtctacagctcatctAAAATATCTTATTTGTAAAGGAGTTTTTCTCATTTTCCTAACTTGCTCGAAgagtaagtgaacttcaagcattagttGCAGATTCACCTTTctcagtgttccatcatgacaaggctGTGCTTCACACTCATCCGAAGTTCCTACTGAAGGTCAtcactgattttcatctcaatcaatcaattattcttccagtattctttcctaagcctcatcCTGGTGAAATGGCTCTTTATACTCTGGACTGAAAATGAGCATTTCATAAtactaaaccacatagaacttcttcctaactttttgtctcctttgaccctaacaagttggggcatcttgtttccaaaagaacaatttccaattggttggctgcttgcatcttgttctgttatgctcaggccaGGTTGCATCTGGAGAGttgggtcacagcccataaggttcagttttagtagcttttctctgctctactcctattgatgaaatctgtaaagctgctacttggacctcagttcacacattcatatcacactactgtctagaatcttattccagatggatggtcacttcagccaagcagtattgcaaaatttattttcctaatggccaactctccctccatcccattctagtaagctagggagtcccacatgtgagaatatgttgccttcttgccctgggataaaacacagttctgtaacaattgttatccagggacagtaggcagatattctcacaacccacccacttcccctggttggcttatTGAGCTGCACACctatgtcaggcaggaaggcactcgcgcatgagcGGTGTGATCAGTCGTGAGCTTtctaaagtggcgatgcactttcaAAACTTTTCTGTACCGGGACTCCGTGGATgacttcacccacatgtgaggatacatgcctgctgtccctgcataataactgtgctatttggtaaaTGTTGGGCAGATATGCGGTATATCAAAcacagaataaacttggaaacttggatatggTGAGAGACAGAATGAATAGAATAACTCCAACTTAGCACTTCTTTTGCAGGTGATGATGAGAGTGATTTTGGCCATGAGAGGTCACCCTCTGCCAGGGAAGACACCCTTCTTCACTTTGTACTGTGGCTGCTGAAGTCCCTTCTCTCACCTTCCTTGGTACTCACTAATGGCCTACTCTACCATTTCCTGGACTATGAGTGTCTCCATACAGGCACATGTTTCCTCTATTTGTACCTAGATCCCATCTTCTGTCTGATCACTGTAATTGTTCTTGTGACTGCAGCCTTTCCTCTCCTGAAGAGCAGTGGATATCTTCTCCTGCAGGGAGTACCAGCTCACATGGATGTCCAGAAACTGGAGGGCACTTTAAAGAGCTTACCTGAGCTGGAGGGGGCCCATGAGCTGCATGTGTGGCAACTATCAGGTGGGAACACCATAGCATCTGTACATATCATGTGCATCAACCTTCAAGTGTACACGGCCCTGGAACACAAAATCCAGTCCATCTTTTACCGTGAAGGCATCAACACTTTTACTATTCAGCCTGAGTTTCTACAGAGTCCTGGAGAAGGAACCTCAGTGACACCAGCCCTCTGTAGTCTGTCATGTGgtacagcttgttccaagcagcTTTGCTGTGACCGTTGGAGAGGCACCACAAGCAAGACTCCCCACCCTATTGTTGCTAGTCCTTCTGAGGCCAGCTCAAAAGAACTCATATTCAGTAATATTTATACCTAGATTTAAGAGGCCATGTTATTTATTCAACTATTTTGATAGAGTTgctaggtagatagagttgctaGGTCTTCAGGGACAGACTAAGCTAGTCCTGTTTACCCAAGCTTCATTTTTTCTAATTATAAGTTATTGATATCAGGCCTGGCTCAGCCTGTATCTGATAGCCCTAACTTTGATGATGTTGATAGGCCAGAGCCAAAGTCAAATATTACTCTTACACAAGTACAAGTGTAATGCTTCATACTGTATAAGCATGCATGAGTGCTGCATTCAGCCAGTGCCCACACATTATTTTTCactgtagggttaccaaatgtctgcAGGTTGTATGATGTATGGTTTATAGTTCCAATTTTTCTAAGAGCTGGGACCACAAATTCACAGCAAAATGAGAAAAGCCCAAGATTGATTCAGCCATAACTGGTAGCTATAATTATGGAGCTGTCATGTAATTATGGTACTGATTTGATACAGTAAAGGAGGAAATCCTGTATTAACTAAAGTGCCATCTGATAAAAGTCACATTCTGATGGGAGAAAGAGGAGCCTATGTTTCTCCATATGCTTTACTGATTGATAACTGACCATGAACAAACAGAGCACATTTGTAAACCTGTAAATCTCAGATGTGAGAGCTACAAACACTAGCCTAGGGAAATCATCCTCGTACAATGATAATGCTATTAGAGGAACAAGTTTAAGATGACAGAAACTTATCCCGTTCGCAATTCACCAAGCCATTTCTAGAATTATCAGAATGGTCATTACATCAAAGCATAAGTACAAATCCATTTTAGACACTAGGCATTGCACCATTGACAAATCCAGACAGACATTAAAACTTCtgtgtgagaaggggaagttacAGGGGTGCTATCTGAATCCAGGTCATTAGGAACAGGCTAATCCAGGCTTTACTAGAGTGGATTTGTATTTCTGATTTTCTTAGGGAAATGAATGCCACAATTAGAACTACAAGTCCATGCTTGTAATAGTGTAACATTGGGACAAGATTAACAAGTTGTTTTTTTATATGAAGCCAATTGGCAACCATAGAGGCTTTGCAATTGTTTGTTATGGTAAGGGAGCAGGGAATGGTTACCTTgtatcttttcatttttattttactttttattacaAAAGCTTTTGTAAAtaataaagatgaaaaaggagttTGTGAAGGCTCTCTGCTGAGCAGCTGGATTCAGCAGTTTTGCCGCCTCTATCCTCCACTAAGACCTTTCTATGGCTGTTTCCTtgatttcaataaatattttacaTTATGCATACATTCAATAtgtgtgtaataataataataataataattttatttcttatataccgctgtaccatgAAGCCATGTTCTCAATGACCAAGTGCTGTCCTAATCTGATGCTGAGTTTACTCAAAAGGGAAGATGTACAATATGCAACATGGCTATGTTTTGCCATAGGAGCAGTCTTGATTGTCATGAAGACTATGGCTATGGGTCTAAAAAAGAGCCTGCCATATCAGAACCTATTCAACAAGGCCTGCTTATGCTGTTGCAGGTAAAACCAGCTAGGCATATAGTGGGATAAAGAACTTATACagttgcagggcaggattaattctttgagggaccctaggcacacaagtacactgggccccctagccacGCCCCCGCCCAACCCACAAACTAaatccctttttttacaaaagcacggaagaggtttttagcgctggctggcgggctgaatgttctgcactgttctgacgatcataagaattctatgaccatcagagcagtgcagagtattcagcatgctggcttgtgctacaaaccaaaggaacggtacagtttaggggtgaagaaacagtggtgcatatcccccaatactgaacaaaatataaagatagcagatgtaaatttgaaaaaagagaaataacaaatcactttacaaattaacaaataaaaataaaacaaaaaatataattttttttctacctgtgtcatgtggtttctgctttcctcatcttcttgtcattctcttccttccatccattgactgccccttccagaaaatgtctgtcttcctctgccatctctgctcctgccccttcccccccttggtctggcatccatcaccttccctctgttcccttcatagtctggcatctctctccttccttctccccctgtggtttttagcatctcatttccttcactcggatctgatatctctgtgtccttccccgttatttgacatctctctcctccctcttccatttccttttcttctctggtcttccttctctattttctgcctctgtctaaattaaatactcacagcttgccacccctttccttcacccctccactatcttcttcccctccccccatccccatccagtatgtgggaaagcagcagcagtggtgaggaggtgagggctgggcacaagttctccccacttccatcatctgccctgcccatttcttcccacatccatcatctgccctgctcccttctgtctcccttatccccacttccatcatctgtcctgccctgcccctttctttccacatccatcatctgccctgccccttctgtctcccttctccccgcttccatcatctgccctgccctgccctgcccctttcttcccacatccatcatctgccctgctcccttctgtctcccttctccccacttccatcatcagccctgccctgcccctttctttccacatccatcatctgccctgtccccttctctctctccctccaccccaggcccatctcaccactcacctttcactcTGATTTTTTGTTTAGAACAGCGATGCCCCCCCATCGATGGACCGATTGGTGACAGACTTCCCCCCATTGACAGAAAgtatgacaagcaagcaacacgggtaaaaAAGGTTACagaaactgtaattttgcaaacggtgctgcttgcccaaagcttccctctgacgcgcccaggcagaagcaggaagctgcgtcagagggaagctttgggcaagcagcactgtttgcaaaattacagttcccgttgccttt encodes:
- the LOC117366039 gene encoding zinc transporter 10-like isoform X2, with amino-acid sequence MDYAKQKKNEEESRSDILQPKIQKHQILSKFQADFTDRVVKGGPATSQEDLTWNGQVEQCRSDENIIASEKEPELQVQLTEESQVSSFKDVKPGKVSLFPKVKVELVPTDAMRCHVDDSLSFDSLWKSKGGDENILLWTPCIQGTSEDQEQIWSFPTSEENMAGDDESDFGHERSPSAREDTLLHFVLWLLKSLLSPSLVLTNGLLYHFLDYECLHTGTCFLYLYLDPIFCLITVIVLVTAAFPLLKSSGYLLLQGVPAHMDVQKLEGTLKSLPELEGAHELHVWQLSGGNTIASVHIMCINLQVYTALEHKIQSIFYREGINTFTIQPEFLQSPGEGTSVTPALCSLSCGTACSKQLCCDRWRGTTSKTPHPIVASPSEASSKELIFSNIYT
- the LOC117366039 gene encoding zinc transporter 10-like isoform X1, with product MTLEDLVNRKDAKQKKNEEESRSDILQPKIQKHQILSKFQADFTDRVVKGGPATSQEDLTWNGQVEQCRSDENIIASEKEPELQVQLTEESQVSSFKDVKPGKVSLFPKVKVELVPTDAMRCHVDDSLSFDSLWKSKGGDENILLWTPCIQGTSEDQEQIWSFPTSEENMAGDDESDFGHERSPSAREDTLLHFVLWLLKSLLSPSLVLTNGLLYHFLDYECLHTGTCFLYLYLDPIFCLITVIVLVTAAFPLLKSSGYLLLQGVPAHMDVQKLEGTLKSLPELEGAHELHVWQLSGGNTIASVHIMCINLQVYTALEHKIQSIFYREGINTFTIQPEFLQSPGEGTSVTPALCSLSCGTACSKQLCCDRWRGTTSKTPHPIVASPSEASSKELIFSNIYT